The DNA sequence TGATCGCTGATCCAGCGCTTCTGTCCGTCGTTGACGGCCTCGACCGCTTCCAGGATGCTGGGCTCGATGTCGAAGGCTCGCATGGTGCGCACGAGCGCCTTCACGTCCTTCGGGAAGCACGAGCCCCCGTAGCCGACGCCCGGAAAGAGGAAGCTCGAACCGATCCGCCGGTCGGAGCCGACGCCGAGGCGGACGAGGTCGGCATCCGCACCGGCCGCCTCACACAGCCGCGCCACCGAGTTCATGAACGAGATGCGCGTGGCGAGCATCGCATTGGCCGCATACTTGGTGATCTCGGCCGAAGCGATGTCCATCATGATGATCTCGTTCCCCGTGCGAACGAAAGGCGCGTACAGGTCACGCAGGACCTCGGCGGCATAGTCGCTGTCCACGCCCAGGACGACCCGGTCGGGCTTCATGAAATCCTCGACCGCAGCGCCCTCCTTGAGGAACTCCGGATTGGAGCACACATGGACCGGAACGTCGGTCTCGGACTGCACGGCCTCGCGAACCCGAGTGGCCGTGCCGACGGGGACCGTGCTCTTGGTGATGACGACGGTCTCGCGCTCCATCGCTTGTCCGATGGTGCGTGCGACGGCGAGGACGTGCTGGAGGTCGGCCGAGCCGTCTTCTCCCGGAGGCGTCCCCACGGCGATGAAGACGACCTTCGACTCCCGCACGGCGGCCGGCACGTCCGTCGTGAACCGGAGCCGACCGCTGGCCAGGTTGTGCTCGACCAGCGAGTCCAGGCCTGGCTCGTAGATGGGAATCTCGGCGCGCCGGAGCGCGTCGATCTTGGCGTCGTCGATATCAGCACACACGACGTCGTTTCCGGTTTCGGCCAAGCAGGCCCCCACAA is a window from the Gemmatimonadota bacterium genome containing:
- a CDS encoding UDP-glucose/GDP-mannose dehydrogenase family protein, with product MNIAVIGTGYVGLVVGACLAETGNDVVCADIDDAKIDALRRAEIPIYEPGLDSLVEHNLASGRLRFTTDVPAAVRESKVVFIAVGTPPGEDGSADLQHVLAVARTIGQAMERETVVITKSTVPVGTATRVREAVQSETDVPVHVCSNPEFLKEGAAVEDFMKPDRVVLGVDSDYAAEVLRDLYAPFVRTGNEIIMMDIASAEITKYAANAMLATRISFMNSVARLCEAAGADADLVRLGVGSDRRIGSSFLFPGVGYGGSCFPKDVKALVRTMRAFDIEPSILEAVEAVNDGQKRWISDQLERRFGESLTGRTFAVWGLAFKPNTDDMREAPSLVTIAHVLDRGGRIVAHDPVAMDEARRHLGDAIDYAETNYAALDAADALLIHTEWHPYRHPDLGRMRSLLKSPVVIDGRNLYRPEAMARAGFEYHSVGRPSAGHAG